The following coding sequences are from one Musa acuminata AAA Group cultivar baxijiao chromosome BXJ2-4, Cavendish_Baxijiao_AAA, whole genome shotgun sequence window:
- the LOC135610362 gene encoding 65-kDa microtubule-associated protein 3-like — protein sequence MACPSNDQLLQLETTCGSLLYELQIIWDEVGESDAERDKMLLELEQECLEVYRRKVDQANRCRAQLRQAIADSEAELAAICSAMGEPPVHTRQSNQRAGSLKEELESITPQLEEMRMKKVERLNHFIEVIEQIRKISLEIMPSGCNPLMLAVDESDLSTRRLEDLYRQLELLQKEKSDRLKQVMDHLSSLNALCSVLGVDFKETIREIHPNLDETEVSKCVSNTTIERLATAIGRLRDIKIERMKKLQDLASTMLELWNLMDTPIEEQQLFQNVTCNIAASEQEITEANTLSVDLLNYVEAEVLRLEQLKVSKMKELVLKKKTELKELRWWVHLVAEAENQEEFEISAIESGAIDATLILEQIEFQIATVKEEAFSRKDILERVEKWFAACQEEAWLEEYNRDENRYNAGRGAHLSLKRAEKARALVNKIPAIVETLAAKITQWEKERGIEFTYDGVRLLSMLEEYTIVRQEKEQERKRQRDQKRLQGQIIAEQEALYGSKPSPSKSQSAKKIPRTSAGCPSRRLSGATQPPKLDHLHSAKPVRSAKKIDDLGILSPGARGADIAGLPVKKLTYNAMTTHQEVGVPRKPFAPILPVNNMPTTPSKHIVNTFEENKSPNVMLTPKTPMAVQAPMQVADTPVPPTCLIDKAVAKVVAPVEQTEYSFEERRLVFYLSR from the exons ATGGCTTGTCCTTCTAATGATCAGCTGTTGCAATTGGAAACAACATGTGGATCTCTTCTATATGAGCTTCAG ATTATATGGGATGAGGTTGGTGAGTCTGACGCTGAAAGGGATAAAATGCTCCTTGAGCTAGAACAGGAGTGCCTGGAGGTATACAGAAGAAAGGTTGACCAGGCTAATCGCTGTAGAGCTCAGTTGCGACAAGCAATTGCTGACTCTGAAGCGGAGCTTGCAGCCATCTGCTCTGCAATGGGTGAGCCACCAGTACACACAAGACAG TCGAATCAGAGAGCTGGAAGCTTAAAAGAGGAGCTCGAGTCCATTACCCCACAGCTAGAGGAGATGCGAATGAAGAAAGTTGAGAGATTGAACCACTTTATAGAAGTAATAGAACAGATAAGAAAGATATCACTTGAGATCATGCCTTCTGGGTGCAACCCATTGATGTTGGCTGTGGATGAATCTGATTTGTCTACAAGAAGGCTTGAAGATTTATACAGACAACTTGAGTTACTTCAGAAGGAGAAG AGTGACCGGTTGAAGCAAGTGATGGATCACTTGTCCTCTCTGAATGCGTTATGCTCCGTGCTTGGAGTTGATTTTAAAGAAACAATTAGAGAAATACACCCTAATCTAGATGAAACTGAAGTATCAAAGTGTGTAAGCAATACCACAATAGAAAGGCTTGCCACGGCTATAGGGAGATTGCGAGATATTAAGatagagaggatgaagaag CTTCAAGATCTTGCATCTACAATGTTGGAATTGTGGAATCTAATGGATACGCCAATCGAAGAGCAACAGCTCTTTCAGAATGTGACATGTAATATTGCTGCTTCAGAACAAGAAATTACAGAGGCCAACACTCTTTCGGTGGACTTACTCAATTAT GTGGAGGCAGAAGTTTTGAGACTCGAACAGCTAAAAGTTAGCAAGATGAAAGAGCTAGTCTTGAAGAAGAAAACAGAACTTAAAGAACTTCGGTGGTGGGTGCATCTGGTGGCAGAGGCAGAAAATCAAGAAGAATTTGAAATTAGTGCTATTGAATCTG GAGCTATTGATGCCACTTTAATTCTGGAACAGATAGAGTTCCAAATTGCGACAGTTAAAGAGGAAGCCTTTAGCAGGAAAGATATACTTGAAAGGGTAGAAAAATGGTTTGCTGCATGTCAGGAGGAAGCATGGCTGGAGGAGTACAATAGG GATGAAAACCGCTACAATGCTGGAAGAGGTGCACACCTATCACTTAAGCGTGCTGAGAAAGCTCGTGCATTAGTCAACAAGATTCCAG CTATAGTAGAAACTCTGGCAGCCAAAATCACACAATGGGAGAAAGAAAGAGGCATTGAGTTCACATACGATGGC GTGCGTCTTCTGTCAATGCTGGAAGAATACACCATAGTCAGGCAAGAGAAAGAGCAAGAACGCAAGAGACAGAGG GATCAGAAGAGGCTCCAAGGCCAGATCATAGCCGAGCAAGAAGCACTTTATGGTTCAAAACCCAGCCCTTCAAAATCTCAAAGTGCAAAAAAGATACCCAGAACATCAGCTGGGTGCCCAAGCCGAAGGCTCAGTGGAGCAACACAGCCTCCCAAGCTTGATCATCTGCATTCTGCAAAGCCTGTGCGCTCAGCAAAGAAGATAGATGATTTGGGCATCCTTTCTCCTG GTGCAAGAGGTGCAGATATTGCTGGCCTTCCTGTGAAGAAGCTAACTTACAATGCCATGACCACACATCAAGAAGTAGGCGTGCCACGCAAACCCTTTGCTCCTATACTACCAGTTAACAACATGCCAACAACACCCTCTAAGCACATTGTCAATACGTTTGAAGAGAACAAGTCCCCAAATGTGATGCTAACTCCCAAAACTCCAATGGCAGTGCAAGCGCCGATGCAGGTGGCCGATACACCTGTTCCTCCGACTTGCCTCATTGACAAAGCAGTGGCCAAGGTAGTAGCACCGGTGGAGCAGACAGAGTATTCATTTGAAGAAAGGAGGCTTGTTTTCTATCTTAGTAGATAA
- the LOC135610363 gene encoding LOB domain-containing protein 18-like, whose amino-acid sequence MSGNPSPSIEGATGGGSGGAGGGGGTSGGGGSAGGGSGPCGACKFLRRKCMAGCIFAPYFDSEQGAAHFAAVHKVFGASNVSKLLLHIPADKRLDAAVTICYEAQARLRDPVYGCVAHIFALQQQVVNLQAELSYLQAHLATLELPSPPPPLPPPLVVAPIPFAISDLPSAANLPTAVDLSTLFNPLVQPAWTLQQQQQQLSTSTRSPCESSGFGGGDLQALARELLDRHRTATSEPPPDSR is encoded by the exons ATGAGTGGCAATCCTAGTCCTAGTATTGAAGGAGCAACCGGGGGAGGAAGTGGGGGTGCCGGTGGTGGCGGCGGTACATCAGGAGGAGGTGGGAGTGCAGGTGGCGGCAGCGGACCGTGCGGAGCCTGCAAGTTTCTGAGGAGGAAGTGCATGGCGGGGTGCATATTTGCGCCGTACTTCGACTCCGAGCAAGGTGCGGCGCACTTCGCGGCAGTGCACAAGGTGTTCGGCGCCAGCAACGTGTCGAAGCTCCTCCTCCACATCCCCGCCGACAAGAGGCTCGACGCCGCTGTCACCATCTGCTACGAGGCCCAGGCGCGCCTCCGAGACCCCGTCTACGGCTGCGTCGCTCACATCTTCGCCCTCCAACAGCAG GTAGTCAACCTGCAGGCGGAGCTGTCCTACTTACAAGCCCACCTGGCCACGTTGGAGCTGCCATCCCCTCCGCCACCGCTGCCACCGCCATTAGTCGTAGCGCCGATACCCTTTGCGATATCAGACCTGCCATCAGCCGCGAACCTCCCTACTGCAGTTGATCTCTCGACGCTGTTCAACCCCCTGGTGCAGCCAGCATGGACTCTTCAGCAACAGCAGCAACAGCTCAGCACCAGCACAAGGAGCCCTTGTGAGAGCTCTGGGTTTGGGGGTGGCGATCTCCAGGCATTAGCCAGGGAGCTCCTCGATCGGCACCGGACGGCCACAAGTGAACCACCTCCCGATTCACGGTAA